The following nucleotide sequence is from Aspergillus luchuensis IFO 4308 DNA, chromosome 1, nearly complete sequence.
ATCGCCTATTGTTTTGCGGCCGTCGCCTGTAAAATATCCGTCTGTATTTTCTTGATGCGCATCACTGTTCGACGCCTCCATATCTGGATCCTCTGGACCGTCATTGCCGGCATGGTCTTCATGTTCATCATGTTGCTGCAGTGCAAGCCACTCGCCTACTTCTGGACTCGCAAGGCCTTCAACCCGGATATTCACGGCCATTGCATGGACATTCAAATCGTCATCGCCATGACCTACGTATACAGTGGGTTCGCAGCACTGTGCGATTTTACCGTCGGCATTTTGCCTATCTTCCTTGTGCGCAAGTTGCATATGAAGCATAAAACGAAAATGGCTGTGGTGGGCATTCTGAGTATGGCATGCATGTATGTTACCTCGCTGCTTCGAAGCATAACCGACGGAACTAACCAACCTCTACAGCGCCTCCTCTGCTACCATCATCCGTATCCCATGGGTACATACCTTCGCGGACTGGGACTTCCTCTGTACGCCTCTCACTCTATCCGAACCCACACAAACCCCTTACTAACCTCAGCCAGACGCAACCGTCGAAATCGCCCTCTGGTCCAACATCGAATGCGGCCTAGGTATCACCGCCGGCAGTCTCGCCACCCTCCGCCCCCTTCTCCGCAAATGGCTCGGCTCCAGCGCCGACCACAACTACGACGCATCCCCATTCCCCGGTCCCTCCGGCTCGCGCCCGCTCGGCAAAAGCGGCGGCATGGGACGCAGCCACG
It contains:
- a CDS encoding putative integral membrane protein (COG:S;~EggNog:ENOG410PNYD;~TransMembrane:7 (o12-31i43-66o86-110i117-137o170-190i202-220o240-260i)); the protein is MAKDDRSLEVKAVAAAFMSVACVTVILRCYVRGWIVRAFGWDDWAMVVAMGFYAMFSGCMIGGSLYGTGRRFKDLDAHQRVTAMEYWWFCEIAYCFAAVACKISVCIFLMRITVRRLHIWILWTVIAGMVFMFIMLLQCKPLAYFWTRKAFNPDIHGHCMDIQIVIAMTYVYSGFAALCDFTVGILPIFLVRKLHMKHKTKMAVVGILSMACIASSATIIRIPWVHTFADWDFLYATVEIALWSNIECGLGITAGSLATLRPLLRKWLGSSADHNYDASPFPGPSGSRPLGKSGGMGRSHDRPYPLGSLDEAAVQNRLRPDKLAVTVTTIQSQVDPDTRLWRGGSSNSSEERLTGSSGNAERTHGTIPEGSDLELGMGLGIHRTFEVTQTSSGGTSHSTVGVREHV